One part of the Triplophysa rosa linkage group LG5, Trosa_1v2, whole genome shotgun sequence genome encodes these proteins:
- the znf414 gene encoding zinc finger protein 414 isoform X1, with translation MEGCQMSCSFYGCKRTYNSPEALSSHLQDHNKNTAQSLPGKVFLCSQIGCDGSFNNMQQLMEHMRHHYKPNNFFLCESCRAKLRSYRTLLKHLQTCAKVAKNKAAKIETGMAPDADAAGVPLTSDDIVVKTDPDDSKEPEDMESTPTLPTHQTHMPVTQQSPENNAFTNLNSAGPATLFLSTLSSASTPNLPETLCNLFPPTLSPVNPAYLPDPGLQQQRSPRSGPPSLPSSPLLPSPPGSNAVWRKNQGQSFNCRILWEHTRGRYSCLQCGHCTPDRGEMTAHIECQHKNPGGKVHNDPDTEAAPSSLLTKTSLHSENSTYTQL, from the exons ATGGAGG GCTGTCAGATGTCCTGTTCATTTTATGGTTGCAAGAGGACCTACAACAGTCCAGAGGCACTGAGTAGCCATCTTCAGGACCACAATAAGAACACTGCCCAATCTCTCCCtg GGAAAGTTTTCCTGTGCTCTCAAATAGGATGTGATGGTTCGTTTAACAACATGCAGCAGCTTATGGAACATATGAGACATCATTACAAaccaaataactttttttt GTGTGAGAGCTGTCGGGCCAAACTACGTTCGTACCGCACCCTTCTAAAACACCTTCAAACCTGTGCTAAAGTCGCTAAGAACAAGGCTGCAAAGATAGAGACGGGAATGGCGCCTGATGCTGATGCTGCTGGTGTTCCTCTCACCTCTGATGACATTGTGGTTAAGACCGATCCAGACGACTCAAAGGAGCCAGAGGATATGGAGTCTACGCCCACTTTGCCcacacatcaaacacacatgcCAGTGACCCAGCAATCTCCAGAAAACAATGCATTCACAAACCTAAACTCTGCTGGCCCTGCGACTCTGTTCCTCTCCACTCTCAGTTCTGCCTCAACCCCAAATCTTCCAGAGACTCTCTGCAATCTTTTTCCACCCACTTTGTCTCCTGTTAATCCAGCCTACCTACCAGATCCGGGCTTGCAGCAGCAGCGGTCACCCAGGTCTGGTCCTCCCAGTCTGCCCTCTTCACCATTACTGCCATCACCTCCAGGATCAAATGCGGTCTGGAGGAAGAACCAAG GTCAGTCCTTCAACTGTCGCATCCTGTGGGAACACACCAGAGGAAGATACAGTTGCCTACAATGCGGACACTGTACCCCAGACCGGGGGGAGATGACCGCTCACATTGAGTGCCAGCACAAGAATCCAGGGGGCAAAGTTCACAATGACCCTG ATACGGAGGCGGCTCCTTCTTCCTTACTGACTAAGACTTCACTACACTCTGAGAATTCAACATATACGCAGCTCTAA
- the znf414 gene encoding zinc finger protein 414 isoform X5: MQQLMEHMRHHYKPNNFFLCESCRAKLRSYRTLLKHLQTCAKVAKNKAAKIETGMAPDADAAGVPLTSDDIVVKTDPDDSKEPEDMESTPTLPTHQTHMPVTQQSPENNAFTNLNSAGPATLFLSTLSSASTPNLPETLCNLFPPTLSPVNPAYLPDPGLQQQRSPRSGPPSLPSSPLLPSPPGSNAVWRKNQGQSFNCRILWEHTRGRYSCLQCGHCTPDRGEMTAHIECQHKNPGGKVHNDPDTEAAPSSLLTKTSLHSENSTYTQL, encoded by the exons ATGCAGCAGCTTATGGAACATATGAGACATCATTACAAaccaaataactttttttt GTGTGAGAGCTGTCGGGCCAAACTACGTTCGTACCGCACCCTTCTAAAACACCTTCAAACCTGTGCTAAAGTCGCTAAGAACAAGGCTGCAAAGATAGAGACGGGAATGGCGCCTGATGCTGATGCTGCTGGTGTTCCTCTCACCTCTGATGACATTGTGGTTAAGACCGATCCAGACGACTCAAAGGAGCCAGAGGATATGGAGTCTACGCCCACTTTGCCcacacatcaaacacacatgcCAGTGACCCAGCAATCTCCAGAAAACAATGCATTCACAAACCTAAACTCTGCTGGCCCTGCGACTCTGTTCCTCTCCACTCTCAGTTCTGCCTCAACCCCAAATCTTCCAGAGACTCTCTGCAATCTTTTTCCACCCACTTTGTCTCCTGTTAATCCAGCCTACCTACCAGATCCGGGCTTGCAGCAGCAGCGGTCACCCAGGTCTGGTCCTCCCAGTCTGCCCTCTTCACCATTACTGCCATCACCTCCAGGATCAAATGCGGTCTGGAGGAAGAACCAAG GTCAGTCCTTCAACTGTCGCATCCTGTGGGAACACACCAGAGGAAGATACAGTTGCCTACAATGCGGACACTGTACCCCAGACCGGGGGGAGATGACCGCTCACATTGAGTGCCAGCACAAGAATCCAGGGGGCAAAGTTCACAATGACCCTG ATACGGAGGCGGCTCCTTCTTCCTTACTGACTAAGACTTCACTACACTCTGAGAATTCAACATATACGCAGCTCTAA
- the znf414 gene encoding zinc finger protein 414 isoform X4: MCLKNLQETAKEFMHRKVFLCSQIGCDGSFNNMQQLMEHMRHHYKPNNFFLCESCRAKLRSYRTLLKHLQTCAKVAKNKAAKIETGMAPDADAAGVPLTSDDIVVKTDPDDSKEPEDMESTPTLPTHQTHMPVTQQSPENNAFTNLNSAGPATLFLSTLSSASTPNLPETLCNLFPPTLSPVNPAYLPDPGLQQQRSPRSGPPSLPSSPLLPSPPGSNAVWRKNQGQSFNCRILWEHTRGRYSCLQCGHCTPDRGEMTAHIECQHKNPGGKVHNDPDTEAAPSSLLTKTSLHSENSTYTQL, encoded by the exons ATGTGTTTGAAAAACTTGCAAGAAACGGCGAAGGAATTTATGCATA GGAAAGTTTTCCTGTGCTCTCAAATAGGATGTGATGGTTCGTTTAACAACATGCAGCAGCTTATGGAACATATGAGACATCATTACAAaccaaataactttttttt GTGTGAGAGCTGTCGGGCCAAACTACGTTCGTACCGCACCCTTCTAAAACACCTTCAAACCTGTGCTAAAGTCGCTAAGAACAAGGCTGCAAAGATAGAGACGGGAATGGCGCCTGATGCTGATGCTGCTGGTGTTCCTCTCACCTCTGATGACATTGTGGTTAAGACCGATCCAGACGACTCAAAGGAGCCAGAGGATATGGAGTCTACGCCCACTTTGCCcacacatcaaacacacatgcCAGTGACCCAGCAATCTCCAGAAAACAATGCATTCACAAACCTAAACTCTGCTGGCCCTGCGACTCTGTTCCTCTCCACTCTCAGTTCTGCCTCAACCCCAAATCTTCCAGAGACTCTCTGCAATCTTTTTCCACCCACTTTGTCTCCTGTTAATCCAGCCTACCTACCAGATCCGGGCTTGCAGCAGCAGCGGTCACCCAGGTCTGGTCCTCCCAGTCTGCCCTCTTCACCATTACTGCCATCACCTCCAGGATCAAATGCGGTCTGGAGGAAGAACCAAG GTCAGTCCTTCAACTGTCGCATCCTGTGGGAACACACCAGAGGAAGATACAGTTGCCTACAATGCGGACACTGTACCCCAGACCGGGGGGAGATGACCGCTCACATTGAGTGCCAGCACAAGAATCCAGGGGGCAAAGTTCACAATGACCCTG ATACGGAGGCGGCTCCTTCTTCCTTACTGACTAAGACTTCACTACACTCTGAGAATTCAACATATACGCAGCTCTAA
- the znf414 gene encoding zinc finger protein 414 isoform X2 — translation MEGCQMSCSFYGCKRTYNSPEALSSHLQDHNKNTAQSLPGKVFLCSQIGCDGSFNNMQQLMEHMRHHYKPNNFFLCESCRAKLRSYRTLLKHLQTCAKVAKNKAAKIETGMAPDADAAGVPLTSDDIVVKTDPDDSKEPEDMESTPTLPTHQTHMPVTQQSPENNAFTNLNSAGPATLFLSTLSSASTPNLPETLCNLFPPTLSPVNPAYLPDPGLQQQRSPRSGPPSLPSSPLLPSPPGSNAVWRKNQDPPGPLLHRWNSPSSQSLSRDEIQVRHRESTHTFLEGKIRSSFKFLQVLWVLILLPFPPLTGVIVSLGVPFS, via the exons ATGGAGG GCTGTCAGATGTCCTGTTCATTTTATGGTTGCAAGAGGACCTACAACAGTCCAGAGGCACTGAGTAGCCATCTTCAGGACCACAATAAGAACACTGCCCAATCTCTCCCtg GGAAAGTTTTCCTGTGCTCTCAAATAGGATGTGATGGTTCGTTTAACAACATGCAGCAGCTTATGGAACATATGAGACATCATTACAAaccaaataactttttttt GTGTGAGAGCTGTCGGGCCAAACTACGTTCGTACCGCACCCTTCTAAAACACCTTCAAACCTGTGCTAAAGTCGCTAAGAACAAGGCTGCAAAGATAGAGACGGGAATGGCGCCTGATGCTGATGCTGCTGGTGTTCCTCTCACCTCTGATGACATTGTGGTTAAGACCGATCCAGACGACTCAAAGGAGCCAGAGGATATGGAGTCTACGCCCACTTTGCCcacacatcaaacacacatgcCAGTGACCCAGCAATCTCCAGAAAACAATGCATTCACAAACCTAAACTCTGCTGGCCCTGCGACTCTGTTCCTCTCCACTCTCAGTTCTGCCTCAACCCCAAATCTTCCAGAGACTCTCTGCAATCTTTTTCCACCCACTTTGTCTCCTGTTAATCCAGCCTACCTACCAGATCCGGGCTTGCAGCAGCAGCGGTCACCCAGGTCTGGTCCTCCCAGTCTGCCCTCTTCACCATTACTGCCATCACCTCCAGGATCAAATGCGGTCTGGAGGAAGAACCAAG ACCCTCCCGGGCCTCTTTTGCACAGATGGAACTCTCCAAGCAGTCAGAGTTTAAGTAGAGATGAGATCCAGGTGAGGCACAGAGaatccacacacacattccTTGAGGGAAAAATCAGATCTTCCTTTAAATTCCTTCAAGTGCTTTGGGTGCTAATCCTTCTCCCCTTCCCTCCTTTAACCGGGGTCATTGTTTCCCTGGGTGTGCCATTTAGTTGA
- the znf414 gene encoding zinc finger protein 414 isoform X6, with translation MEGCQMSCSFYGCKRTYNSPEALSSHLQDHNKNTAQSLPGKVFLCSQIGCDGSFNNMQQLMEHMRHHYKPNNFFLCESCRAKLRSYRTLLKHLQTCAKVAKNKAAKIETGMAPDADAAGVPLTSDDIVVKTDPDDSKEPEDMESTPTLPTHQTHMPVTQQSPENNAFTNLNSAGPATLFLSTLSSASTPNLPETLCNLFPPTLSPVNPAYLPDPGLQQQRSPRSGPPSLPSSPLLPSPPGSNAVWRKNQGVSPFESELLFK, from the exons ATGGAGG GCTGTCAGATGTCCTGTTCATTTTATGGTTGCAAGAGGACCTACAACAGTCCAGAGGCACTGAGTAGCCATCTTCAGGACCACAATAAGAACACTGCCCAATCTCTCCCtg GGAAAGTTTTCCTGTGCTCTCAAATAGGATGTGATGGTTCGTTTAACAACATGCAGCAGCTTATGGAACATATGAGACATCATTACAAaccaaataactttttttt GTGTGAGAGCTGTCGGGCCAAACTACGTTCGTACCGCACCCTTCTAAAACACCTTCAAACCTGTGCTAAAGTCGCTAAGAACAAGGCTGCAAAGATAGAGACGGGAATGGCGCCTGATGCTGATGCTGCTGGTGTTCCTCTCACCTCTGATGACATTGTGGTTAAGACCGATCCAGACGACTCAAAGGAGCCAGAGGATATGGAGTCTACGCCCACTTTGCCcacacatcaaacacacatgcCAGTGACCCAGCAATCTCCAGAAAACAATGCATTCACAAACCTAAACTCTGCTGGCCCTGCGACTCTGTTCCTCTCCACTCTCAGTTCTGCCTCAACCCCAAATCTTCCAGAGACTCTCTGCAATCTTTTTCCACCCACTTTGTCTCCTGTTAATCCAGCCTACCTACCAGATCCGGGCTTGCAGCAGCAGCGGTCACCCAGGTCTGGTCCTCCCAGTCTGCCCTCTTCACCATTACTGCCATCACCTCCAGGATCAAATGCGGTCTGGAGGAAGAACCAAG GTGTGAGTCCTTTTGAAAGTGAATTATTATTTAAGTGA
- the znf414 gene encoding zinc finger protein 414 isoform X3, with translation MEGCQMSCSFYGCKRTYNSPEALSSHLQDHNKNTAQSLPGKVFLCSQIGCDGSFNNMQQLMEHMRHHYKPNNFFLCESCRAKLRSYRTLLKHLQTCAKVAKNKAAKIETGMAPDADAAGVPLTSDDIVVKTDPDDSKEPEDMESTPTLPTHQTHMPVTQQSPENNAFTNLNSAGPATLFLSTLSSASTPNLPETLCNLFPPTLSPVNPAYLPDPGLQQQRSPRSGPPSLPSSPLLPSPPGSNAVWRKNQDPPGPLLHRWNSPSSQSLSRDEIQVSPSTVASCGNTPEEDTVAYNADTVPQTGGR, from the exons ATGGAGG GCTGTCAGATGTCCTGTTCATTTTATGGTTGCAAGAGGACCTACAACAGTCCAGAGGCACTGAGTAGCCATCTTCAGGACCACAATAAGAACACTGCCCAATCTCTCCCtg GGAAAGTTTTCCTGTGCTCTCAAATAGGATGTGATGGTTCGTTTAACAACATGCAGCAGCTTATGGAACATATGAGACATCATTACAAaccaaataactttttttt GTGTGAGAGCTGTCGGGCCAAACTACGTTCGTACCGCACCCTTCTAAAACACCTTCAAACCTGTGCTAAAGTCGCTAAGAACAAGGCTGCAAAGATAGAGACGGGAATGGCGCCTGATGCTGATGCTGCTGGTGTTCCTCTCACCTCTGATGACATTGTGGTTAAGACCGATCCAGACGACTCAAAGGAGCCAGAGGATATGGAGTCTACGCCCACTTTGCCcacacatcaaacacacatgcCAGTGACCCAGCAATCTCCAGAAAACAATGCATTCACAAACCTAAACTCTGCTGGCCCTGCGACTCTGTTCCTCTCCACTCTCAGTTCTGCCTCAACCCCAAATCTTCCAGAGACTCTCTGCAATCTTTTTCCACCCACTTTGTCTCCTGTTAATCCAGCCTACCTACCAGATCCGGGCTTGCAGCAGCAGCGGTCACCCAGGTCTGGTCCTCCCAGTCTGCCCTCTTCACCATTACTGCCATCACCTCCAGGATCAAATGCGGTCTGGAGGAAGAACCAAG ACCCTCCCGGGCCTCTTTTGCACAGATGGAACTCTCCAAGCAGTCAGAGTTTAAGTAGAGATGAGATCCAG GTCAGTCCTTCAACTGTCGCATCCTGTGGGAACACACCAGAGGAAGATACAGTTGCCTACAATGCGGACACTGTACCCCAGACCGGGGGGAGATGA